CGCGCCTCCGGCCGATGGTGGACGCATGAGCGCACCAGGACTCGTCCTGATCGGCGGCGGCGGGCACGCCATCGTCGTCGCCGAAGCCGCACGCCTCGCGGGCCTGCGCGTCGAGGGCGTGCTCGACGACGCCCCAAGCCCGGTCGCCACGGTCGGCCCGGGCGCGATCCCGCGGCTCGGCACGCTCGCCGAGGCCCGGCTCATCGCCGGCCGCCGGTGGATCGTCGCGCTGGGCGACCTCGGTGCGCGCGCCCGCGTGCTCGCCGCGCTGTCGGGCTTCGCCGACGCCGCCCTCGCCGTCGTGCATCCGGGCGCGATCGTCTCCGCCGACGCCGAGATCGCCCCGGGCGCTTTCATCGGCCCGGGCGCGATCGTCAACGCCCGCGCCGACATAGGCCCGCACGCCATCGTCAACTCCGGTGCGATCGTCGAACACGAGTGCGACATCGGTGCGAACGCCCACGTCGCCCCCGGCGCGGCCCTCGGCGGGCGCGTCCGCGTCGGCCCCAACTCGCTCGTCGGCATCGGCGCCCGCGTCGTCCCCGGCGTCACCATCGGCGCGGGCTGCCTCGTCGCCGCGGGCGCGGTCGTCACCGCCGACGTGCCCGACGGCGCACGCGTCGCAGGCGTGCCGGCCCACCCGATCCGATGACTCGCGGGGCGGGGCCTTGCAGGCCCCGAGTCACCACGCGCCAAGCCGCAGGACACGGTGGCACAGGCGTCCCGCCTGTGCGTCATCCCCTCTCCCCACGGTGTGCATCCGATCGCGCCTCACCCATCATCGTCAAACGGAAAGTCCTCTTCCGCCGGCGCGCCATCGTCCGCGCCAGGATCGTCGAACTCCTCCGTCGGCGCGGGCAGCGCGGACGCCTTCGGCCTCGCCGTCCCAGCCAGTTCCGCACGCATCGACCGCGCCCGCTCCGTCAGCAACCGCTCCGCCTCCTCGCCCGTCAGCGCGGCCTCCGCAAGCGGCGAGAGCACGAAGTGCCACCGCTGTGTGTTCCGGAACTTCATCGGCAACGCCTCGGCCACCAGGTCGATCGGCGGCCACTCGTACACCGGCGCGGCCGCCTCCGCCTCCGTCCGCAGCACCTCGTACCCCTCCAACTCCACCCGCACGTCGTACCACCCGTGATACAGGAACGACGTCTGGAGCGGCGTCCGCCCGACCTCCAGATCGTTGATGTAGACGAGCGCGCCCGCAGGCTCCGTCGTCACCACGATCCGACGCTCCACGCACCCGACCAGCAGGACACACGCCGCGAACGCCGGGATGGGGGTCCGCCATCGTTCCATGCCGCCACTCTACCGCGCCCCGACCCTCACGGCTCCCGCACCGCCGCCTCCGCCACGCCCTCGCGCCGTCCCCGCTCCGGCAGGTCGTCGAACTCGTCGCCCCGGAACAGCGAGCCGAGGTACACCCGACGCACCATCTCGTCGTTGATCAGGCCCCGCGGCGTGCCCTCCGCGAACACCTTCCCCGAGTCGATGATGTACGCCCGGTCGCACACCCGCAGCGTCTGTTGCACGTTGTGGTCCGTGATGAGGAACGCGATCCCCTGGTCGGCCAGCTGGCGGATCTCCCCTTGCAGGTCCTCGACCGCGATCGGGTCCACGCCGCTGAACGGCTCGTCCATCAGGATCAGCCGCGGCTGCGTCACCAGCGCCCGGGCAATCTCCAGTTTCCGCCGCTCGCCGCCGGAGCACGTCCGCGCCGCGTGCCTCGCCTTGTGCGTCAGCCCGAACTGCGCCAGCAGCGCGCCCGCACGCTGCTTGCGCTCGCGCCGCGACAGGCCCAGCGTCTCGAGGATCGCCAGCAGGTTCTGCTCGCACGACAGCCGCTGGAACACGCTCGGCTCCTGCGACAGATACCCCACGCCAAGCCTCGCCCGCTGGTACATCGGCAGCCGCGTGATCTCGTGCTCGTCGAAGAACACCCGACCGCCGTCGCAGTCGATCATCCCGATCGTCATGCGGAACGTCGTCGTCTTCCCCGCCCCGTTCCGCCCCAGCAGGCCCACCGTCTCCGATCGTTCGACGTACACCGACACGCCGTCCACGACGGCACGACCGCCGTAGGTCTTCCGCAGGTCTTTCGCTTCCAGCAGCGGCACGATGGGCAGTCTATGCGCCACACCCCCCGCGCCGGACGACACCCAACGCCTCCCACACCAGCCCCCCGCGCCCGCCCTCAGTGGATGAAGCGGAAGCACATCGGGTAGCAGAAGTACTGCCCGCGCGACGCCGCCACCACCGCCATCACCCCACCCACGAACCCGAGCACAACCGCGAAGATCGCCCCCACCCCGCACGTCACGATCCCGATCGGGATCGCGTAGATCAGAAGCGAAATCTCGAAGTTCAACGCCTCGCGCCCGTGGTGGTCCACCAGCGGCGAATCGTCCTTCTTCGCCAGCCACAGGATCAGCGGCACGACGATCGGGATGCCCAGGAAAAACATGACAAGATGGGAAAGATGCACGAAGACGCAGTATGTCCGCTCCCAGTCCGCCGCCTGGGCATCGATCAGTGGTCCCTGGGCGTCGGCTGGTGTCTCATACATGGCGGCTGCGGCGTGCATCCCAGACCCTCCCGGCGGGGACTCGTTCCGGAAACCCAAGGCCGGGTTTCGACCAAGCCTACCTCCACGCCGCAAACCACACCAAAAAACCGGGCGGCCGGTCAGAGACCAGACCGCCCGGCGTGAGTGGGCAGACAACAACCCCGCCGGTCAAGCCCGGCGACTCTCAATCATGCGCCATAATCCGTCGACTGCCAAGCCCTTCCGGGATCAAATCCCCCAAAATCGGGCCTGAGACGCCACACCGGCGAGCATCCGTCGTCAGGCATCCCCGAGGCGATTCTCGCCACCGGCCCGGTCCTGCGGAGCAGCAGGCCGCGGCGGCCCGGGGACGATGAACCGGGCGAGCGTCATGGGCATGAACAGCAGTACCACCGTGATTCCGCCCGTCACCCCGGCGAACACGAGGTAAGCGACGAAACTCGAAATATACCATCCGGTGTACTCGTCTCCCACTTGTGTCACCCAGCCCAGCGCGACGACGGCCCCCGCGATGGAGAGCGACGCTGCAAACCCGGCGAGCACACCACAGAACCTGAGCACGACCGCCACGATCTCCCGCGTTCTGATCAC
This genomic stretch from Synechococcales cyanobacterium CNB harbors:
- a CDS encoding acetyltransferase, coding for MSAPGLVLIGGGGHAIVVAEAARLAGLRVEGVLDDAPSPVATVGPGAIPRLGTLAEARLIAGRRWIVALGDLGARARVLAALSGFADAALAVVHPGAIVSADAEIAPGAFIGPGAIVNARADIGPHAIVNSGAIVEHECDIGANAHVAPGAALGGRVRVGPNSLVGIGARVVPGVTIGAGCLVAAGAVVTADVPDGARVAGVPAHPIR
- the lptB gene encoding LPS export ABC transporter ATP-binding protein, producing MPLLEAKDLRKTYGGRAVVDGVSVYVERSETVGLLGRNGAGKTTTFRMTIGMIDCDGGRVFFDEHEITRLPMYQRARLGVGYLSQEPSVFQRLSCEQNLLAILETLGLSRRERKQRAGALLAQFGLTHKARHAARTCSGGERRKLEIARALVTQPRLILMDEPFSGVDPIAVEDLQGEIRQLADQGIAFLITDHNVQQTLRVCDRAYIIDSGKVFAEGTPRGLINDEMVRRVYLGSLFRGDEFDDLPERGRREGVAEAAVREP
- a CDS encoding DUF4870 domain-containing protein — its product is MHAAAAMYETPADAQGPLIDAQAADWERTYCVFVHLSHLVMFFLGIPIVVPLILWLAKKDDSPLVDHHGREALNFEISLLIYAIPIGIVTCGVGAIFAVVLGFVGGVMAVVAASRGQYFCYPMCFRFIH
- a CDS encoding PEGA domain-containing protein; this translates as MERWRTPIPAFAACVLLVGCVERRIVVTTEPAGALVYINDLEVGRTPLQTSFLYHGWYDVRVELEGYEVLRTEAEAAAPVYEWPPIDLVAEALPMKFRNTQRWHFVLSPLAEAALTGEEAERLLTERARSMRAELAGTARPKASALPAPTEEFDDPGADDGAPAEEDFPFDDDG